The following nucleotide sequence is from Anabaena sphaerica FACHB-251.
GTAGCTAGAAAAAATTACCAATTACCAATCACCAATTACCCTACCTTAGTAACTCTTCTACTTGATGCTGACTCCACAATTTTTTGTATAGTCCTGGCTGTTCAACAAGTTCGGTATGTTTTCCTATTTGGACAATTTTACCCTTGTCCATGACCATAATTCTATCCGCAGTAGCAGCCGCAGAAAGTTGATGGGTGATGAAAATCACGGTTTTCTGTTGCGTACCGCTAGAGAGATTTTTCAGGATTTCTGTAGCTGTTTGATTATCAACACTGGAAAGGGCATCATCTAAAATCAAAACTGGAGCATCAATTAACATCGCTCTAGCTAAAGCTGTACGTTGTCGCTGACCACCTGAAAGTGTAATTCCTCTTTCTCCGACAATTGTTTCATATTGCTGGGGAAAATTGTTAATTTCGGCTTCAATTTGAGCCAAACGAGCGAATATTTCCACGCTTTCTTGTTCGCGGATGGGGTCGCCATAACGGATATTATTTTGAATGGTGGTGCTGAATAAAAAGCTATCTTGGGGTACATAAGCGATCGCACCCCTTAAATCATTTAAAGCTATTTTGGTAATATCCAAACCATCTAAAAATAATTGTCCCTCTTCAATATCCAACAACCGGGGTAAAGCATTAGCCAAAGTAGATTTTCCTGCACCAACAGCACCAACAATAGCGACAATTTCCCCAGGATAAATAGTAAAGTTAATGTCGTCTAAAGTGGGGATATTAGCATCAGGATAAGTGTAACTAAAATTTTTAGCGATTACTTCCCCTTTAATCGCATTTGTGGGTAGAGAGATAGCATCTGGTGGATCTTGGATTTTGGGAGTTACACTCAAAATTGATTCTAGTCGATCAATGCTTACTTCCCCTCTTTGGTAAGTAGTAATTGTAAATCCTAGTAAAGCTGTGGGGAAAACTAAACGCTCTACATAAATCAATAAAGCCAGAAAATCACCCACAGCTAAAGAACCAGAAGATATCCGCATAGTTCCCAACCAAATAATAATTAGGGAACTGATATTAGCTAAACCACCAATGAGGGGAAATAGAGTATTTCGGGTTCGTGCCAAGCTAAGATTAGCTGTTAATAAATCCTGATTTTTCTTTTGGAAAGCTCGACGCTCATTTTCTTCTTGAGCGTAGATTTTAATCAAAGAAATACCGCTAATATCTTCTTGAATTAACTCACTCATCTCCGAGAGTTGTTCCTGTAAAACGGCTTGTTGTGTTCGCAAGCGATCGCTAAACAAATGCACCAACAGAAACATAAACGGATATACTGCCAGAGAAGCTAAAGTTAGATCCACACTAATTGATAGCATCACTGGCAGCGTCAGAGTATAAGCAAAAAAAGTATTTGCTAAACTCAATACCGCAAAACCCAACAACCGTCTGATATTTTCCACATCACTAGTAGCCCGACTAATTAAATCACCAGGAGTATTGGTGGCAAAATAAGCCGGTTCTAATTTTAGTAAATGCTGAAAAATCCGCTGTTTCAGTTCAAATTCTACCTGACGACCCACACCAAAAATCCAGATACGGGAAGCCATACGCATCAGCAACATTGCTGAACTGAACGCGATAATTATGACTACATAATGTAGTACCTGATCCAAACTAAAAGTTGTTGAAAGTGTATCCACCCCAGAGCGAATTAGCAAAGGGATATAAACGCCCAGCCCATTCACAGTCAATAAAGCAATAATGCCTAATGCAGTTTCCTGCCAATGGGGACGTAGGTAACTACCGAGTTTAGCAAGCCGTCGAGATTGTGCCATTCAAGCAATTTTACAACTCTATCATCCTAACTAACTGACCATAGTTTTTTGGTTTTGTCATCATTTTTGCAGCCAGTCTTGTACCTAATCTCACTAAATTACCAAGTTATCTGTTCGGGCTGGATCTGGGAAGATGGGGACAGTTATAAGTTATCACCGTTCACTGCCTCCTGCCTTCTGCCTTCGGATCACGAGCGCCCACGTAAGAAAACGTAAATCTGGTTAAGGTAACTTTCCCAAACTTGGGTTGTGAGTTGCAGGGTTTCCGCATTAGGTACAAAGTCTTCTACACGCAACCCCCTTGTACTGATAGCTTGAGGATTTTGTAGTAGATAGGATGGGATTTTCATATCTCCTGCAGGTAGGATGCTATTACCTATCACATCAGAGATGGTATTTGAGGTAGTATTTGCAGGTCCAAAAGCTACTAATGTCGGAGGAGACACTATGGCCGCAACGGGTGATCTGACTAAAAAGTAAGCAATAGCGGGTGTACTCGACAACAACAAAATTGTCAGCGCCCAACCCAACAAATATCCGCCTGGTTTTTCTATTCCACCTCCTTTGATTTTCTGGGCAGCAACCATCAACATTAAAGCGGATGCTCCCAGAGGCTTGAGAGGAAAAGATATAAACCGCCACAGGGAAGCCACCGCCGGCTCAGTAGGATTCAAAAATGCCAAAGCTAAAACGACTAGTACAATCCCTAACATAAATCGGCCAGTAAAGCCTACTGTTGGGTAGAATCTTTGGAACAAAGAATAGGCAACAACGCCAATTAACAGCCACAGTAAGACCCGGCTTAGTAATTGAAACATAGATTAGCTCTCTAATTTTCTCGTGCGGCTGGTCTAGAGGATACGGGAAATGGGTTTATTTTATCGTCAAACTGCAATTTATCAGTGACTTAAAAATAACTCAAACCTCACGCACACAGACTACCGTCGTAGTGATTTTAGTGCAATTTTTTGACCCTGAGTGTATTATTTGGAATTTTCCCAGAGACTAACCTAGCACCAGTGGACTAAATTGATTGAGTAGTCATCGTCAACTCGTTTAAAGGAAAAACTATGTCGCCGCAAAAGCCCACCATTTTGGTAACAGGGGGAGCAGGTTATATTGGTTCCCATGCAGTGCTGGCCTTGGTGCAAGCTGGTTATCAGGTAGTAATCCTTGATAATCTGGTCTATGGCCATCGGGATTTAGTAGAACAGGTTTTGCAGGTAAAACTGATTGAAGGCGATATTGAAGATCGCCCTCTGTTGGATCATCTATTTAAAACCCACAACATAGAAGCAGTTATGCACTTTTCTGCCTATGCCTATGTGGGAGAATCGGTAACTGACCCGGACAAATACTACCGTAATAATGTTGTTGCAACTTTGACGTTATTGGAAGCGATGCTGTCCGCGTCTATTAAAAAATTTGTCTTTTCTTCTACTTGTGCCACCTACGGAGTACCACAATTTATCCCCATCACCGAAGACCATCCCCAAAATCCTATCAATCCCTATGGCGCTACTAAGCTGATGGTAGAAAGGATTCTCTCTGATTTTGATGTGGCCTACGGCTTAAAATCCGTGCGTTTCCGCTATTTTAATGCTGCTGGTGCTGATCCTAGTGGCTTATTGGGTGAGGATCACAATCCAGAAACTCATTTAATTCCCTTGGTATTGCAGACGGCTTTAGGTAAGCGGGAATCGATTTCTATCTTTGGTACTGATTATCCTACCCCTGATGGTACTTGTATTCGTGATTATATTCACGTTTCTGATTTAGCAGATGCCCATATTTTAGGGTTGGAATATCTACTCCAAGGTGGTGCAAGCGAAGTTTTCAATTTGGGTAATGGTAACGGCTTTTCTGTTAAAGAAGTCATTGCTGCTGCCCAGGAAGTCACAGGAATAAATATACCTGTACAAGAGTGCGATCGCCGTCCTGGTGATCCTCCTTCCCTCATCGGTAGCAGTGAGAAAGCCAGAAAAATCTTAAATTGGCAACCTCAGTATCCTGGTATTAACGATATCGTCGCTCATGCCTGGAACTGGCATCAAAAAAGGCATAAGTAGGTGATTGGGGACTGGGGACTGGGGACTGGGTGCAGGGGGAAGAAGTATTTTGGATTTTTCCCTATTCCCTTATTTACGAATTACGAATTACGAATTACCCCTCATAGTTTTCACTAAAAAAACTACAATACCTATAGATAACAGTAAAATTGCCACGATAATTATAGGCTGTGCCAACCGGATTGCCGCAGTTTGTTGTTGATTTATCTCAGTGAGATTTTCTCCTGCTTGTGTTGCTGCTACTGGTTTACCTGCGGCCACAGTGACTTGAAACTTTAACTCAAAAGGTCGAAAACTGTCTGCTGTCGCTGGTGTACCACTCAGTTGCAGTTCATAAACTCCTGGTTTGGGAAAAGTAATTTCTGCTCCTGGTATACCTTGGTAACGTTCAACCTCAACAGGTTTCAAGGGAGGTTCAAGCAGTGCGGGTTCTCCTGGTGTGTGGGGTTCGGCATAAATAGCCAACTGACAATTACACTCTTTTAAGGGTAAAACTTTACCACCCTTACGAGTCAAAGCAAACCAAGTTTCAGCAGGTTCACCAGCAAGGGGATTATCATTAGGTTCAATGTGGATAGTCCCACCAACATCACCCGCTATTTTTACCGTATGGGCAGAAGCAACAGGAAGGGATGTGAATGATATAAAGAATAAAAGTAGTAATAATTTATAATTCATAATTAAATAGGGAACAGGGAACAGGGAACAGGGAACAGGTGACAGATAGAAAGTTTTTCTCCCCATCTTTCCATCTCCCCACTCACCAGTCACCTATCACATTTTTTTGGGGAAACATAAAATTTTTCTAATCTTAAAATTGACCAAAAAAAGCGCGATCGCAATAATAAAACACCAAGGGTAATAATTAAGAGTAACAACGCTGCTAATTTATTTTCCCAAGTCAATCTTATAGCACCCAGGTAATGAGAACCAATCAATATGGCATGAATGGTAGTCAACAGCAAAGCGGGAACGCTCAAAAGATGAATTTGTCGCCAACGTTTACCTAACGACTTTTGCAGAAAATCAAAACTTGTGCAAGCCGCAGGACTCATTAACACCAAAGCTACAGCACCTGCACACATTCCCCATTGAAATTCTAGGGGTA
It contains:
- a CDS encoding ABC transporter ATP-binding protein; this translates as MAQSRRLAKLGSYLRPHWQETALGIIALLTVNGLGVYIPLLIRSGVDTLSTTFSLDQVLHYVVIIIAFSSAMLLMRMASRIWIFGVGRQVEFELKQRIFQHLLKLEPAYFATNTPGDLISRATSDVENIRRLLGFAVLSLANTFFAYTLTLPVMLSISVDLTLASLAVYPFMFLLVHLFSDRLRTQQAVLQEQLSEMSELIQEDISGISLIKIYAQEENERRAFQKKNQDLLTANLSLARTRNTLFPLIGGLANISSLIIIWLGTMRISSGSLAVGDFLALLIYVERLVFPTALLGFTITTYQRGEVSIDRLESILSVTPKIQDPPDAISLPTNAIKGEVIAKNFSYTYPDANIPTLDDINFTIYPGEIVAIVGAVGAGKSTLANALPRLLDIEEGQLFLDGLDITKIALNDLRGAIAYVPQDSFLFSTTIQNNIRYGDPIREQESVEIFARLAQIEAEINNFPQQYETIVGERGITLSGGQRQRTALARAMLIDAPVLILDDALSSVDNQTATEILKNLSSGTQQKTVIFITHQLSAAATADRIMVMDKGKIVQIGKHTELVEQPGLYKKLWSQHQVEELLR
- the galE gene encoding UDP-glucose 4-epimerase GalE; translated protein: MSPQKPTILVTGGAGYIGSHAVLALVQAGYQVVILDNLVYGHRDLVEQVLQVKLIEGDIEDRPLLDHLFKTHNIEAVMHFSAYAYVGESVTDPDKYYRNNVVATLTLLEAMLSASIKKFVFSSTCATYGVPQFIPITEDHPQNPINPYGATKLMVERILSDFDVAYGLKSVRFRYFNAAGADPSGLLGEDHNPETHLIPLVLQTALGKRESISIFGTDYPTPDGTCIRDYIHVSDLADAHILGLEYLLQGGASEVFNLGNGNGFSVKEVIAAAQEVTGINIPVQECDRRPGDPPSLIGSSEKARKILNWQPQYPGINDIVAHAWNWHQKRHK